The DNA sequence CCGATGAAGAGGTTGAACGGATCGAGGTCGTCTACCGGGATGTATTCACGGATGGGATGGCGCCCGTGCCTTGATTTGTCACGACGCCGCGTGGCAGTGTGGCCGAAGGAACGTCTTCATGGAATACATCATCGGGGTCGACATCGGCGGCACCTTTACGGATTGCGTGGTCCTGGACAGCGACGGGAAGCTGACCATCGGAAAGGCGCTCTCGACCCCGCATGACTTTTCCGTGGGCGTGGTCGACGCGCTCCACAACGCCACCGAGAACCTGGGGCTGCCGGACATCGGCGCTCTCCTTCGCTCCACACGCCTGTTCTTCCACGCCTGCACGGTGGCCGACAACACGCTCATCACCCGTGCCGGTGCCGTCACCGGGCTGGTGGTCACCGAGGGCTTTCCGGACACGTTCCTGATGATGCGGGGCAACGTGCACCTGGGGCTGACGGAGACCGAATCCTCTCACGTGGCGGCGCTCGAGAAGCCCGAGCCGATGGTTCCGCGGGGTCTCACGGAAGAAGTGCCGGGCCGGATCGACTACAAGGGATCGGTGCTCGTCGAAACCGACATCCGGCGGATCGAGGAGGCCGTCGACCGGCTGGTGGGCAAGGGGGTGGAGTCCGTTGCCGTCTGCCTGCTCTGGTCCATCGCCAACAACGCCCACGAGAAGGCCGTGGCGGATGTGGTCCGCCGCACGCACCCCGAGGTCCACGTAAGCTGCTCCAGCGACATCGCGCCGTTCCTGGGGGAATACGAGCGCACCACCACGACCATCTTCAGTTCCTACATCGCTCCCAAGATCGTCGCCTACATGCGCAGCCTTCAGGGGAAGCTCGCCGGCAACGGGCTCCGGAGCGCCCCCCTCGTCATGCA is a window from the Deltaproteobacteria bacterium genome containing:
- a CDS encoding hydantoinase/oxoprolinase family protein, with amino-acid sequence MEYIIGVDIGGTFTDCVVLDSDGKLTIGKALSTPHDFSVGVVDALHNATENLGLPDIGALLRSTRLFFHACTVADNTLITRAGAVTGLVVTEGFPDTFLMMRGNVHLGLTETESSHVAALEKPEPMVPRGLTEEVPGRIDYKGSVLVETDIRRIEEAVDRLVGKGVESVAVCLLWSIANNAHEKAVADVVRRTHPEVHVSCSSDIAPFLGEYERTTTTIFSSYIAPKIVAYMRSLQGKLAGNGLRSAPLVM